The window CAGACAGTCTGACGGAGGCGGGGCTGTCTTATGAAGTTTTTGCCGAGATCAGCGCGAACCCGCGCGATCATCAGGTCATGGCCGGAGCGCAGTTTTACCACGCGCAGCGCTGCAATGCATTGTTGGCGGTCGGCGGCGGCAGCCCGATGGACTGCGCGAAGGCGATCGGCATCGTTGCCAGCAATGGCGGCGATATCCGCGAGTTCGAGGGAGTGGACAAGGTGGCGCATCCGATGCCGCCTTTGCTTTGCGTTCCGACGACGGCGGGAAGTTCAGCCGATGTATCGCAGTTTGCGATCATTACCGATTCAGAGCGTCACGTAAAGATGGCGATCGTCAGTAAGACGATCGTGCCGGATATCGCCTTGATCGATCCGAACACCTTGCTGACGATGCCGGACTATCTGGCGGCCTGTACCGGCGTCGATGCGCTGGTGCATGCGATCGAAGCCTATGTCTCGAACGTTCATTGGCCGCTGGCCGATCTGCACGCACTGGAGGCGATCCGCCTGATTCATACCTATCTGCCGCTGGCGATCGCACAGCCGCAGGAAGTGAACTACCGCGCGCAGGTGATGCTGGCCAGCATGGAAGCCGGGCTGGCTTTTTCCAACGCGATCTTAGGCGCAGTGCATGCGCTGGCGCATAGTCTGGGCGGTTTGCTCGACCTGCCTCATGGCGAGTGCAATGCGATCCTGCTCGAACATGTCGTGGCGATGAATTTTTCGGCCTGTCCGGAGCGTTATAATGTGATCGGCGAAGCGATGGGGCTGAACCTGAGGAACTTGTCGCAGGAGGAACAGCGGCATGCGCTGGTGCATGAACTGGCGCGTTTTCGCAGATCGGTTGGCTTGTCCCGCACGTTGCGCGAACTGGGGATGACACGGGAGCAGGTTCCCAGTCTGGCGGGATATGCGGTGCAAGATGTCTGTATGGCAACGAATCCGCGGGTGCTGACCCGGCGCGAGGTGGAAGAAGTGTATGAACAGGCATTCTGATGCGAAAGAAAACAGCGCGGAATTGCGCGAAAAACTGATCGGCTTGGGCGACGTGTCGATGCGCAAGAGTTATTATCCGGAACTGCAGGAGCGCCTCGATGAACTGGAGCGTTTTAAGACGCTGCTCGACCATTGCAACGATTATATTTTTCTGGCGCGGGCGGCTGACGGCGCTTTGATCGACGTCAGCGCTTCGGCGCGCAGTCAGCTTGGCTATGAAGAGGAAGCACTAAAAAAAACTTCGATCTATGATTTGTTTTTTCCGGGCTTGCTGGAACCGCTGATCGAAAAATTAAGCGGACAGGCTACGGAAACGGAAGAGAAGATCATGCTGGTGACCGAGTTGAAACGCGGCGACGGTGCAGTTATGCCGGTAGAGATCAGTTTTCGCATCGTTGTCTTTGCCGCGCT of the Azotosporobacter soli genome contains:
- the ercA gene encoding alcohol dehydrogenase-like regulatory protein ErcA, which codes for MEKQWELKKFVAPEIIFGLGAIDLAGRYAVNLGARKVMVVSDSGVIAAGWTKRVTDSLTEAGLSYEVFAEISANPRDHQVMAGAQFYHAQRCNALLAVGGGSPMDCAKAIGIVASNGGDIREFEGVDKVAHPMPPLLCVPTTAGSSADVSQFAIITDSERHVKMAIVSKTIVPDIALIDPNTLLTMPDYLAACTGVDALVHAIEAYVSNVHWPLADLHALEAIRLIHTYLPLAIAQPQEVNYRAQVMLASMEAGLAFSNAILGAVHALAHSLGGLLDLPHGECNAILLEHVVAMNFSACPERYNVIGEAMGLNLRNLSQEEQRHALVHELARFRRSVGLSRTLRELGMTREQVPSLAGYAVQDVCMATNPRVLTRREVEEVYEQAF